GCGGGGGACAGCTTTCATGCGGGCTACATCTACGGTTTGCTGAACGGATTCGATTTGCTGACACGTCTTGAGTTCGGTTCCGCCACGGCGGCATTGAAATGCACCGGTATGGGCGCCCGAACGAGTGCTCCCACCCTGACTCAGGTAAGGAGGTTTGTGGCCTCGCGGCCGAAGCGCTATGCTTGAGTTTCTCGATTCGCTGGACAAAACACTCTTCGTTTTCGTCAATTTCTACCTGGCTAATCCGGTTACGGATTTTATCATGCCGATTCTGACCTCGGACTACCTGTTGCGAATCGGCTATGGGATTGCGATGCTGGCAGTCCTGATATGGGGCGACCGTCGCCTGCGCTGGCTGGTGCTGGTTTCGTTAATAGTGCTTACCGTGACGGATCAGACCTCGTCGCAGTTTCTGAAAAAACTGATCGAGCGCCCGCGCCCGTGTCATGTCCTGAGCCAGGTGCATCTGTTGGTAGGTTGCGGCGGGGGATTTTCCATGCCCTCATCGCATGCGGCGAACGC
This is a stretch of genomic DNA from Candidatus Zixiibacteriota bacterium. It encodes these proteins:
- a CDS encoding phosphatase PAP2 family protein, producing MLEFLDSLDKTLFVFVNFYLANPVTDFIMPILTSDYLLRIGYGIAMLAVLIWGDRRLRWLVLVSLIVLTVTDQTSSQFLKKLIERPRPCHVLSQVHLLVGCGGGFSMPSSHAANAFAQAALFALTTRTAKYWLVPTAALVALSRIFVGVHYPFDVLAGATLGWGIGWLGAKGHGLLMTRLDARREMRLTTESATDVSKGDK